CGCAAATAGCTCAATGGATTTGTTTATTGTATATTGGTCAAATAGGTAGTATAATATGTCTAATCTTATCGAAACGTAAAGAATGATGTCGAACAACTTGTATTGTACGACATCAATAAAAAAAATAAAATATTCATTCCAAAATGATTCAAGAACAGGGCATGCCGATAGCGCAAGAGGCCGGTGAGACTGGCGCGGTTGTTACAAGTGGACAAATAGTCCGACAAGCGAGAGTTCATGCACCGAAGATATGAAGGCTGGTTATACCTAGTCAGTATCATGGATCTTTGCACACGAAAGCGTGTCCGCTGGCATACCGATGAGCGAATGACCAAGGCTTTGGTACTGCAAACCTTGGACTCGGCGTATTGTGGGTAGCCGCCAACTGAAGAGGTTCTGCATCATTCGTATCGAGGAAGCCGCGAACCTTATTTTCCACCTTTCTAAAAATAATCACGTCAAAAATCCGACTTGGTTTCACCTATGAAAAAAATTTCCCGAGACATGACCCCCCACTTCGTTTCAGACATAAAGGCTTGAAATTACACCTATCGACGGAGAATGATTTCACCTCATCGATAATCGACTAGGAGGGGGCGGCTAACCCCCCGTCCTCTCACACCACCTGGCATGCAGGTCCGCACTAGGCGGTTCCGAAAGGTTGACGGAGTTCCAGATAACGTACAAGCAAACTTTTCAGCCCTTGTGTTTCCCAATAGGAAGTGTCAAGGGCATGATTCAGGTTGCGGGACACCCTCTCAACCAACGCTCCCAGCGTGATGAAATTAAAATCGGTGTACACGCCGTTTGCCGTGAATTCAGGAATATACTTCGCTACCGGATCGTCCAGCTTGAACAACTTTTTGTCATACAGTTGTATCGCGGCGGTGGAGGTAAAAAGCTTGCTGACCGATGCCAAATCGAAAATCGTATTGTTCTCCATCGGCACCGGATTTTGCAGCGGGGTGAACCTGTCATCCGCATATTTTGCTGCATATCCGTACGCTTCGTTCTTTACAACGATTCCCCGTCTGGCCACAAGCACGACGGCCGATGCCTTTTCCGAACACGATCGAATTTTTTCCCGACGAGAGCTTTGCCATCACCACGTTGTGGGACAGCACAAGGACGATTTTTCGTTGCAACACTGTTATCCCCCCGCTGCAACTGCACGGCGGCGCAATCTCACTCTGCGTCCTTCCGCCGCTGAACGCCCCGGCATGGGGCCACTGCATGGCGGCCTACTCGCGCATCGATTCCAGCAGAGCAGCCAACCGGTCGAGCGTCTCCGGGTCGGTCGGTTCCACCTCGAGCGTCACCTGCTCGCCGCTTCGCACCCCGAGGCTCATGATGCTGACGAGGCTTTTCGCGTTGATCTTCCTGCCGTCTTTGATCAGCCAGACGTCCGACCCGCATTTTTTCTCCCTGAAACGGATTCATCACGTGAATTCTCTTTTTGAAAAACATCGCGTTTCCTCCATGCTGGTTTCAGAATCATGAAGGGGGACACTGCTCCCCCTTCACTCAGGCGGGCATTAGTTTTTTCATCTCTTCTTTGATCAGTTCCGACTCGGTGCCGAACACGATTTGCACATTGCCTTTGCCAAGCCGCATGATTCCGGCCGCACCCAATTTTTTAATTCCGCTTCGTTGACCGCGCTTTCGTCTTTGAACACCAGCCGCAACCGGGTGATGCAGGCGTCCAGGCTGACGATGTTGGCCGCTCCGCCGATCAGCGGCAAAATCTGTTCTGCCCGCTGCCGGATGCCGGACTGTTGCGGTGTGACGATCGCCTGCTGCTGTTCCGCACTGTCGTCCTCACGTCCCGGTGTTTTCAGATCCAGCCAGCGGATCGCCAGGCGGAAGCCGAAGTAATACACGAGAAAATAGACGATGCCGACCGGAATCATCAAGAGCGGTTTGGTGGACAGGTTCCAGTTGATGAGATAATCGATCAGTCCGGCGGAAAAGCCAAATCCCAGCTTGATCCCCATCGCGTACGTCAGAGCCATCGCCAGCCCGGTGAGAATCGCATGAATCGCAAACAGCACGGGCGCCACAAACATGAACGAAAACTCGATCGGCTCGGTAATCCCCGTCAGAAAACTGGTCAAAGCGGCGCTGACCATGACCGACGCGACCACCTGCCTGTTTTGCGGCTCCGCTTCCTTCATCATGGCAAAACAGGCCGCTGGCAGACCGAACATCATCACCGGGAAGAAACCGGTCATAAACATGCCCGCCGTTTTATCCCCGGCAAAAAACCGCGACAGGTCGCCATGCACCACTTTGCCGGCCGCACCGGTGAAATCGCCGATCTGGAACCAGGCGATGCTGTTGATGATATGGTGCAGGCCGGTGGGAATCAGCAGCCGGTTGAGGAGGCCATACAAAAACATGCCGAAACCGCCGGCCGACACGATCCACATGCCGAGCGCCTGGATCGAGTTTTGCACCGGCAGCCAGATGAATCCCAAAATGATACCTGTTACCACCATCGCCAGCGAAGTGACGATCGGCACAAACCGTCTACCGCCAAAAAAGCCGAGCGCTTTCGGCAATTGGATGTCTTTGTACCGCTTGAACAGATAGACGGCGATCAACCCGGTCAGGATACCGCCCAGCACGCCCATATCGAGATGCACCTGCGGTTTTCCGTCCGGCCCCATCACATCGAACGTCTTTAACACGTTCGTCAGCACCAGATAGCCGATGACAGCCGCCAGACCGGCCACGCCCTCACCGCCGGAGATGCCCACCGCCACTCCGACCGCGAACAGCAGCGGCAGGTTGTCAAAGATCGCGCTGCCCCCCGCCAGGAATACCTTCGCCACATGGACCAGAAACGGATTTTGAAACTCCAGGGCGCCGATTCGTAGCAAAATCGCGGCAGCCGGCATGATGGCAATCGGATCAGCAGCGCTCGCCCGATCCTTTGCAAAAAGGCCAACACGTTCATTTTTGCCCCCCCTTTGGAAAATGGAAAAAGGCACCGCTCAGAAGCGTCCGCTTCCTGAGCTAGTGCCCTTTCGGTAACACGCTCACGTTCTTGACAAACATATTTTACGACTTGTTCGACTGTTTTGTCTAGACGGAAAAATCGCGACCTCTATGCGGGAATTCGACCAATGTTTGCGCTTTGCATCGCATAGTATGGCGAATCGCGGGAAATAAACTCCAATTTCTCCATCCTTTCTCTTGTTCGATTTTTCGATTCTCCCTTATTCGCGCACGAGCTGCAGAATGTTATCCAGCACTTTGTTGGTCGGCATCTGATCGCCCATCTGATACTTTCCCCGGACGTTGTTGTTCCGATCGACCAGGAAAAATTGGGTGGTGTGAGTGACCGAACCATCCGGCTCCTTTTCCACAAAGACGCCGAAATCGTTCGCTACCTTCTTGGTGGCCTCCTCAGTTCCCCGTAACAGTTTCCAACCGGACGGGTCAATTTTCAGATTTTTTGCATAGTTCTTCAACACGGCGGGAGAATCCCGTTCCGGATCAAACGTGATCGATACGAACACGACATCCTTGCCAAACAGATTTTTCTGTTTGAGTTGGTCCTGAATTTTCACCATGTTGGCGGTTGTAGTCGGGCAGATGTCCGGACAGTTCGCGTAGAAAAATTCGACCAGCCGAACTTTCCCGCCCAAATCACTAAATTTGACCGGCTGACCGTCCACGTTTTGCAATGTAAAATCGGGTGCTCGACTGATGACAGGGAGACGGGTCGCACCCCACCAGAACCAGTAGCCGATTCCCAAAACAACAGCCAGAGCGAGGAAAACGATCACCACTCGCAACCCGTTCTTTTGAATCCATATGTGCACGGATGGCAGCCCCCTATTTTTGTTTTGCTAACCAGTCTACCAATTCGGCAAGCTCCTGTTGATCCAGTCGTTGTTTAAATGGAGGCATGCCCCCTCCGCCATTCAGGATCCGGCTTTCGATCTGTTCTTTTGAAAGTTTGGCGCCAATCTTGCTCAAACTCGGTCCCGCCACGCCTTGCAATTGATTTCCGTGGCACCCCGCACAGTTCACTTGAAAGATTTGATAGCCCTTAGCACCGGTATCAACAACAGGCGCTTGCTGCTGCTGATTGGATGACGATGAGCAGCCGGCCGACATGAAAGCAAAACCAACTGCCAGCAATCCGACTCCGATTTTCCAATTCACATGAACCACCCCCGTGAGGTTACTTTTGACTTGCAAGATAGTCGACCAACAGCCTGATTTGTTTTTGATCCAACCGTTTCTCAAATGGCGGCATACCCGGAGCGCCTCGACGAATCACAGTTTCGATCTGGGCGGGTATCAGGCGGTTGCCGATCTGCCGTAGTGCAGGGCCGCTGATTCCTTGCATCTGGTCACCGTGGCAACCTGCACAATTTTGCCTGTAGGTGTGGAACAAATCCGTCTGGGTGGTGGCGGAAGGTGTGCAAGAGGGGGGAGTGCACCCTGCTAGGCCACCGACCCCAGCGATCAATAAAAAAACAGAGAGGACTTCCCGGCAAACACCCATCCTGTACACCTCTTTCCATACCGTTCGCTGGTTATCTAGCCGATTCGACCTGAAAATCCTTCGTTGGCATCTGATGGACGCCGCGGGCCGTCGTGTGCAGTGTCACGTGGTAATGCCCCGCTTGTCCAAATGTTTTTTGCACCACATAGGCTCCGTTTTGATCGGCGGCCGCCTTCACCTTTTCATGTTGGGAATCCCCCTCCCGCCAGATTTCCATTTCGATAGTGGCATCCGCAATCGGTTGCCCGTTTTGCGAAACGTGTTCGATCAACCGGGCCGCTTGGTTGACCACAACCGGATTCGGATCGGTGGAAAATTCAATCGTTAGCTTCTGGGGCACATCCATGCCCGTCTGATGATCATTGTGATGCCCCGTGTTCCCTTGCGAAGCGCAAGCGGTCAACAATACGATTGAAGGCACGACAGTCAGGAGAAACACACTTTTTTTACAATTCATTCGCTCACCCCTTTTCTCTCACTTTCAAGTCTAGTTCCTGCACGTTCCCCCCAAAATAGCCCGATCTGACTATTTACGTGACAGAATCATGAATCTTTCACAGCTGTTGTCAATTTCTTTTCACAAATCAATAGCCCTTTCGGGGCTACGAGCCGTTTCTGTCGGGATTTATACTGATTGTCGAGACAAAGGAGGGAGTGGCTGTAGCGAGTGGACAAGTGTGATAAAACGAGGCGTTTCGTAACACATCGAAATCAAAAGGGGGAGCACAAACATGACTGCGCAAGCGATCGAACAGCAAGACGCGGCAAGAAGCAAACCGTTGTACGCAGCGATCTGGCGCTGGCATTTTTATGCCGGAATCGTGTTCGCGCCATTTCTCATCCTGCTGGCTGTCACCGGCGGCATCTACCTGTTTAAACCGCAATTTGAATCATGGATGTATAAGGATTATTATTACGTTCAGGAAACCGATCCATCGAAATTGTCGCCATCCGCGCAAATCGAAGTGGTGAAAAAAGCCTATCCTGATGCGGTCGTTACCAAATACAAGCCGCCGATCGAAGCGGACCGGTCCGCGGAAGTGGGGGTCATCCACAACAAGCAACCGGCCACTGTGTATGTAAATCCTTACAACGGAAAAATTCTCGGGGAAATCCGGGACGATGACCGTATCATGGGGCAAATCAGGAAACTGCATGGCAAACTGATGATTGGAACCATCGGCGACCGACTGATTGAACTGGCCGCCTGTTGGGGAATGATCCTGCTGATCACGGGGATCTATCTGTGGTGGCCCCGTGGTCGCAAGTCCCTGTTAGGCACCCTGGTTCCCCGTTTGAACAAGGGAAAACGGATCTTCTGGCGAGACTTGCACGCCGTACCCGCTTTTTGGCTGTCCCTGTTCGTCGCGTTCCTGATTCTGACCGGTTTGCCCTGGTCCGGACTGTGGGGAGAAATGATTAAAAGCGTTGCCACTGCCACCCACACCGGGTACCCAGCCCACTTGTTTCCTTGGGATCCGAAGCCGGAATCGACGATTCCCACAAAAGAGGTGGGAAACGTTCCTTGGGCCGCGGAAAATCTGCCCGTTCCCAGTTCGGCAGAAAAAGCATCCGGTGTTACACCGGTACAGCCGATTTCCGTTGAAAAAGTGATGGAGATTGCAGCCGCCCGGCAGGTGCATCCGGGATATGATATCAGTTTCCCGAAAGGTCCGAAAGGAGTGTACACGGTTTTTGTATCAACTGGCAGGCCCCAGGACCAAGCGACTTTGCACATCGACCAAT
The genomic region above belongs to Effusibacillus pohliae DSM 22757 and contains:
- a CDS encoding HPr family phosphocarrier protein, encoding MRFREKKCGSDVWLIKDGRKINAKSLVSIMSLGVRSGEQVTLEVEPTDPETLDRLAALLESMRE
- a CDS encoding SCO family protein; this encodes MHIWIQKNGLRVVIVFLALAVVLGIGYWFWWGATRLPVISRAPDFTLQNVDGQPVKFSDLGGKVRLVEFFYANCPDICPTTTANMVKIQDQLKQKNLFGKDVVFVSITFDPERDSPAVLKNYAKNLKIDPSGWKLLRGTEEATKKVANDFGVFVEKEPDGSVTHTTQFFLVDRNNNVRGKYQMGDQMPTNKVLDNILQLVRE
- a CDS encoding c-type cytochrome; this translates as MNWKIGVGLLAVGFAFMSAGCSSSSNQQQQAPVVDTGAKGYQIFQVNCAGCHGNQLQGVAGPSLSKIGAKLSKEQIESRILNGGGGMPPFKQRLDQQELAELVDWLAKQK
- a CDS encoding c-type cytochrome, which gives rise to MGVCREVLSVFLLIAGVGGLAGCTPPSCTPSATTQTDLFHTYRQNCAGCHGDQMQGISGPALRQIGNRLIPAQIETVIRRGAPGMPPFEKRLDQKQIRLLVDYLASQK
- a CDS encoding FixH family protein, which encodes MNCKKSVFLLTVVPSIVLLTACASQGNTGHHNDHQTGMDVPQKLTIEFSTDPNPVVVNQAARLIEHVSQNGQPIADATIEMEIWREGDSQHEKVKAAADQNGAYVVQKTFGQAGHYHVTLHTTARGVHQMPTKDFQVESAR
- a CDS encoding PepSY-associated TM helix domain-containing protein produces the protein MTAQAIEQQDAARSKPLYAAIWRWHFYAGIVFAPFLILLAVTGGIYLFKPQFESWMYKDYYYVQETDPSKLSPSAQIEVVKKAYPDAVVTKYKPPIEADRSAEVGVIHNKQPATVYVNPYNGKILGEIRDDDRIMGQIRKLHGKLMIGTIGDRLIELAACWGMILLITGIYLWWPRGRKSLLGTLVPRLNKGKRIFWRDLHAVPAFWLSLFVAFLILTGLPWSGLWGEMIKSVATATHTGYPAHLFPWDPKPESTIPTKEVGNVPWAAENLPVPSSAEKASGVTPVQPISVEKVMEIAAARQVHPGYDISFPKGPKGVYTVFVSTGRPQDQATLHIDQYSGNVLADLRFKDYGILAKLISIGVALHQGQYFGLVNQIACLLVCIGLILISVSGIVLWWKRKPTGQLGSPPLPSNFKLLKGVAVIVVVLGLVFPLVGVSLLLVLLLDRLVIHRIPAIRQWMA